In Candidatus Komeilibacteria bacterium CG_4_10_14_0_2_um_filter_37_10, a single genomic region encodes these proteins:
- a CDS encoding superoxide dismutase: MHQLTKLNYAYDALEPYLDAKTMEIHHSKHHQTYVDKLNKALENYPTLQEFTVAELLTKIDTNTIDPQDKQAIINHGGGVANHNFFWQIMDPANKPDEQLQQEITTTFGSIDLFKEKFSQTALNHFGSGWAWLVRDQNNQLQIYSTTNQNSPLSLGHQPLLTIDVWEHAYYLKFQNKRADYINNWWSVIKLI, encoded by the coding sequence ATGCACCAATTAACTAAGCTCAACTACGCCTATGACGCTCTGGAGCCCTATCTGGACGCCAAGACTATGGAAATTCATCATAGTAAACATCATCAAACCTATGTGGATAAACTCAATAAGGCGTTGGAAAATTATCCTACCCTTCAAGAATTTACAGTAGCGGAGTTACTAACCAAAATAGATACGAACACGATAGATCCCCAGGATAAACAGGCTATTATCAATCATGGTGGCGGCGTTGCTAACCATAACTTTTTTTGGCAAATTATGGACCCTGCTAATAAACCAGATGAACAATTACAACAAGAAATTACCACCACCTTTGGCTCAATTGATTTGTTTAAAGAAAAGTTTTCCCAAACTGCTCTGAATCATTTTGGCAGTGGTTGGGCTTGGCTAGTGCGCGATCAAAACAATCAATTACAAATATATTCTACGACAAATCAAAACTCACCATTATCATTGGGCCACCAACCATTACTCACTATTGATGTCTGGGAACATGCTTACTATCTAAAATTTCAAAATAAAAGGGCTGACTATATTAATAATTGGTGGTCAGTAATCAAATTAATTTAA